CCTGAAGACAATAAGCCTGTAGTCAAGGGGAGCAGGGAGGCAGCCCTAGAGATAGTGAGATGGGCGTCTCGCAATACTAAGAGGATAACGGTCCACTTCTGCCCAGCTGTATACAAGGATAGAGTCCAGATGCGCATAAGACTTATACGTAAAGCTATGAGGACGGCAAAACCCTATGAAGAAATCACCGCCGATGGCATGGTAGTGGTGCTTGAAGCGGAGCCCGTAAGCCAGGCCCTCGAATTAGCAGATAAGGGCTTCGGCGAGCAAATCGGAGATAAAGTAGTGCTGCACCCCAGCATCCGGCTATCCGGCGCGCGTGTTAGGAGTAGATACCCCGTGGCATCAGCTGCAAGCCTTCCCTTGGAGCTGCAAGGCGTAACGGAGAATAGCAATGACGCCTCCTAGAGACTTCACCTTAGCCCCCGCAGGGGCCTCGATGCTTACGAACTGTATCTCGGCACGTGTTGCGTCAGCTAGTCTCAGCAGCTCGTCTACCCTCTTTCTAACCTCCGGGTCCGGATGGTGTAGCAGCTCGTCCAGCACTAGTAGCTTCTCTACGGCACCCATCCTAGCAGCCTCCATGACCATGTCTATCGTATAGGCTACTCTGCAGGGCTCTCTTGCTAGTAGCTTCTCGAACTCCTCGATGAATTTCTCAGCCCTAATGGAGGCGGCTTCTCTGAGAGCGTTTCTCATAACACCACGTCTAACCTCCTCAAGCACACCAGCGTGGCCGCCCATCGAGACGTGGTCTACGTAGAGCCTTACTTCCCTGGGCAGCAGGGGGCGAAGCCGTTCAGCGAGCGCGTCTTTCAGTGTTCCAGGTCCAGCAACGACAACTAGCAGCGGCTCCTCGCGCTCAACTATCCCGGCAGTAGTCTTGGCTATCACTGTAAGAGCTTCTCTCATCTTTTCCTCTCGTGAAGGATCGTCTTTGCCGGGGAGATGGAGCCCGCCCTCCGCTAGAACCCGGACACCCTGGCCACGCGCTATAGCTACCGCATACTCATCGTAGTCTACAGCTACTATAACGGCAGCTGGCTGCAGACTACTAGATTCGAGCTTCTCTAGGAGGGCGCGTGGCCATCCACGCGGCTTCATTATCTCTAGCTCTCTGCCCAAGTCGATGTTTATTGTGTGGTATTTGCCGAGCACACCATACTTTTCAGGACCCTCGATCACAAGGCCGCGTATCCTTAGCCTTGTGGTGAACGCCTGGAACTCTGTCTTCTCGACCCTAATGGTGAGCGTCATTGGTACACGGCTGCTACGCCCCGAGCCACGTTCACCGAAATGTACTTCTCTCACGGTACGTGCCCTGACGAGGTCGCCGGGCTGGATAACCGTGTACAGCGTCCATATATCGTCGGTAGTCTCTGGTACAACCTTTACAACGCCTCG
The window above is part of the Pyrodictium abyssi genome. Proteins encoded here:
- a CDS encoding mRNA surveillance protein pelota, with the protein product MKIVFKDLKRGVVKVVPETTDDIWTLYTVIQPGDLVRARTVREVHFGERGSGRSSRVPMTLTIRVEKTEFQAFTTRLRIRGLVIEGPEKYGVLGKYHTINIDLGRELEIMKPRGWPRALLEKLESSSLQPAAVIVAVDYDEYAVAIARGQGVRVLAEGGLHLPGKDDPSREEKMREALTVIAKTTAGIVEREEPLLVVVAGPGTLKDALAERLRPLLPREVRLYVDHVSMGGHAGVLEEVRRGVMRNALREAASIRAEKFIEEFEKLLAREPCRVAYTIDMVMEAARMGAVEKLLVLDELLHHPDPEVRKRVDELLRLADATRAEIQFVSIEAPAGAKVKSLGGVIAILRYALQLQGKACS